A genome region from Mesorhizobium sp. B2-1-8 includes the following:
- a CDS encoding FAD binding domain-containing protein, which translates to MRDFSYLRATSADAARQAAALPGAMLLAGGTTLIDLAKCGVAEPDTLVDITHLEGLDRIEINERGAIIGALARMGHVADHADIKNRFPAISEALWQAASAQIRNMATIGGNLMQRTRCPYFRDPSNFAACNKREPGSGCSAIGGVTRGHAVLGTSEACIAMYPGDLATALVAFDATVYLGDRRILVDDFFLSPCTTPDKEHAIEPGEMITAIEIPSSAAARRSTYLKIRDRQSYEFAAASAAVGLELESDGRTIRDLRVALGGVATKPWRARAVEDALKGKALEPEAVRAASLLAVEGAVDHGANHYKIELAPRVVARAILKMGETA; encoded by the coding sequence ATGAGGGACTTTTCCTATCTTCGCGCCACCTCGGCCGACGCCGCCCGCCAGGCGGCCGCTCTCCCCGGCGCCATGCTGCTTGCCGGCGGCACCACGTTGATCGACCTCGCCAAATGCGGCGTCGCCGAGCCCGACACGCTGGTCGACATCACCCATCTCGAGGGGCTGGACCGGATCGAGATCAACGAGCGTGGCGCCATCATCGGTGCGCTTGCCAGGATGGGCCATGTCGCCGACCACGCGGACATCAAGAACCGCTTTCCCGCCATCTCGGAGGCGCTTTGGCAAGCGGCCTCGGCGCAGATCCGCAACATGGCAACCATTGGCGGCAATCTGATGCAGCGCACGCGTTGCCCCTATTTCCGCGATCCCTCGAATTTTGCCGCCTGCAACAAGCGTGAACCCGGCAGCGGCTGTTCGGCGATCGGCGGCGTCACCAGGGGCCATGCCGTGCTTGGCACCAGCGAAGCCTGTATCGCCATGTATCCCGGCGACCTCGCCACAGCGCTCGTCGCCTTCGACGCGACGGTATATCTCGGCGATCGGCGCATCCTCGTCGATGACTTTTTCCTGTCGCCCTGCACGACGCCGGACAAGGAACACGCGATCGAGCCCGGCGAGATGATCACCGCCATCGAAATCCCATCCTCCGCGGCCGCGCGGCGTTCGACCTACCTCAAGATCCGCGACCGGCAATCCTACGAGTTCGCCGCGGCCAGCGCCGCCGTCGGGCTCGAACTGGAATCCGACGGACGCACCATCCGCGACCTGCGCGTGGCGCTCGGTGGCGTCGCCACCAAACCGTGGCGGGCGCGCGCCGTCGAAGACGCGCTGAAAGGCAAGGCGCTGGAGCCGGAAGCTGTTCGCGCCGCAAGCCTGCTCGCCGTCGAAGGCGCCGTCGACCATGGCGCCAACCACTACAAGATCGAGCTCGCGCCGCGCGTCGTCGCACGGGCTATTCTCAAGATGGGAGAAACGGCATGA
- a CDS encoding (2Fe-2S)-binding protein: MTSKTTIPVHLDINGQHHTLELEPRVTLLDALRDRLGLTGTKKGCDHGQCGACTVHVDGERVLACLTLAAQAEGRTITTIEGLAREGELHPVQAAFLEQDAFQCGYCTPGQIMSAVACIREGHAGSDEEIREYMAGNLCRCGAYPHIVAAVRQAALEAAS; encoded by the coding sequence ATGACCAGCAAGACCACAATTCCCGTCCATCTCGATATCAACGGCCAGCATCACACGCTGGAACTCGAACCGCGTGTCACGCTGCTCGACGCCCTGCGTGACCGGCTCGGCCTGACCGGCACCAAGAAGGGCTGCGACCATGGCCAATGCGGTGCCTGCACCGTCCATGTCGACGGCGAGCGCGTGCTGGCCTGCCTGACACTGGCCGCGCAAGCCGAGGGCCGCACCATCACCACCATAGAGGGGCTTGCACGGGAGGGCGAACTGCATCCCGTGCAGGCTGCCTTCCTCGAACAGGACGCCTTCCAGTGCGGCTATTGCACGCCAGGCCAGATCATGTCGGCGGTCGCCTGCATCCGCGAGGGCCATGCCGGATCGGACGAAGAGATCCGCGAATACATGGCCGGCAATCTCTGCCGCTGCGGCGCCTACCCGCACATTGTCGCCGCCGTGCGCCAGGCAGCGCTGGAGGCCGCGTCATGA